From Paenibacillus sp. PK3_47, the proteins below share one genomic window:
- a CDS encoding phosphodiester glycosidase family protein: MSLFQPGVYVNAAMTDLPATEYGKVIDVRKTELAPGAVYTWLNMENERGQQKIHAVEFDPKNPNLALRAGTKNGKVYGMKGVTEMAAYTDAPGSRVIAGINGDFYEISGFATGVPNGLFMDEGRILNSASSTYAFGLKADGSSIYGSPKLTKQVSVGGQTVNLTSINRYRDTNHLVLYTTDYNTSTKSTSEGDEIVLDIVEGEVKSGQTLKLKVAEVRKNLGDTPLAAGQVVLSASGTSRAVVANLQAGDEITASFALDGEWNDVVMAVGGQGPLVKDGTVQTNVGPAGIHPRTAIGTKADGSIVLFEIDGRAPGFSEGVETDELAKMLKDMGVVNAMNLDGGGSSTFVARMPGTSGVQMMNHGSDGYERKTGNGLLLVNTAPELTTASTLAVQPNAERILAGAAFKFTAAGIDANGQPAAYSGPLTWQVDPSLGTIDGEGLFRASAQAGTGVVTAAAGTVQGSGEIEVVGQLTELKFPDVVKTYTSGAVEKLSVTALREGQVIQAANSSYEWRVEGGIGTVDADGIFTATNGNGETGKIYVKHGNVEASFEVNVGLPPVILEDFEAGLGKYTATGAAANYTRLVEITDQDFIRNGDKALKLEYDFTGRTGTSGAYLTASSTDNRIQIPGYPEKIGMWVYGDGQKHWLRAQIRDGNNAAVPINFTAALPGVDWTGWRYVEADVPTGKATPLTMDMPVRYMETSNNNKTAGALYIDDIRAVYGPLNEDTTPPVMKDVYPADNEIVKTATPTISVTAEDAGYDPVIHPGTTLIDPDKTRVYVDGQLVEHGFYPPKGTITYKPKTALAEGRHKVKVAIRDLDGNQTIKEWYFMVNLGSPYYVYDTPETVYAGNTYTLDVRAVKANILKEGHIAFKFDPAAVQDLQVIRGDKVTSAQLEPVIDPAAGEVRLNLSNLNEANLSDSELIGQIRYTVSNAYVGPHTLEEISDPAKEVSKPLVIENTSGSVTSAEGTGTPINFVGAAAGLTVKTQLKLTWNHYDMAQGFPAAFAVSEMTGGAAVEGAKLLINGAEAAAAVTGATGVLTTEAATAAAGTYKVQAVKGNAYSPVMTFKVAPHAGTAAPRNINVTMGEDAETSRQLTWQTEPLTTETVVELVKASEFTDFADSNVLRITGTSSIYNTNNDGTVRVHKAEVTGLEPGTSYVYRAGDGDSNVSQQGTFRTNAAEGEATKFLFIGDSQADSQAGFALWGDTLAKAMESMPDADMLVHAGDMVDKGFEQEQWNWWFEAAQEQLLNTTLVPVIGNHEVNGSNGTGDYTAQFHNPQNGAASVKNTSFSFDIQDTHFVVLNTEYGSLFDEQAEWLDEDLGSTDKKWKVIFFHQGPYGSMYANQNVQAKWVPVFDQHGVDLVMNGHDHIYLRTYPMKGGAIVPEGQGTRYVIGGSSGPKFYALTEYFWQEKIDDKQEQIFTAVEITGDEINIVARTAGGREVDRFAIVKKDPETLILDRTSAEMLPGESLKLEATVGPEDASVKEVVWSVVESDPAATVTVDTYGLVTALQPGTATVRAAVYGYPGIYAESQITVKDAIQSLELQGRLTLKPGAQDQTVTEAVYYSGSRHTVTEGLVYASTDESVATVSDNGLVHALAQGSTVISVTYQDFSASYNLNVTLEDPAMTAIQLDGPRALAAGASGTAVVQAVFSDGSLVEILEGILYSTSDPSVAAIDDNGFIQALAEGTTVISAVYQSWSADYTLTVTSVTPEVTLEKLEFSGLAAQLITGQSAAAAVTAVYSDGTSVLVTGDAVITSSNPAVADIVNGSTVRALQAGSTTISISFGGKTLEFVIAVSNPSGGNPGPAPTPTPAPTPGPSGTPAPTGPVNTGILQASAEQLSVKNAAGEVVLTTAGHLNELILPGNAAGVLGNAPLRVEAPNLSLGIPGQVLAELSSLLPGGQLEGSTISLAVRPVAPAKTAALLTASSSRTGAEVNTVSDMMEFALTITAEDGTAYTLSQFRQPVSLTFNVNPGTDPELTGVYYIAEDGTLQYIGGNLADGKITASVSHFSKYAVLEYNKTFDDVRPGHWAESAVKQLAARQLAEGVSVNRFDPDRAVTRAEFTAMLVRALGLTGTGSSSFGDVAADKWYANDVALAVQAGLVNGRTSSSFAPDAVISRQEMAAMLVRSYAYAANLELSEASGSPGFTDVTAAPQWAQAAIGQARELGLMNGRTAERFAPASNGTRAESAQMILNLLDSLD, translated from the coding sequence ATGTCATTGTTTCAACCAGGAGTGTATGTAAACGCTGCAATGACCGATCTGCCTGCAACAGAGTACGGTAAGGTCATTGATGTGCGTAAAACGGAACTGGCACCGGGAGCGGTGTATACATGGCTTAATATGGAGAATGAGCGCGGGCAGCAAAAAATACATGCCGTTGAATTTGATCCGAAAAATCCGAATCTGGCGCTCCGGGCAGGCACCAAGAACGGCAAGGTATATGGAATGAAGGGTGTCACCGAAATGGCCGCTTATACGGATGCGCCGGGCAGCCGTGTTATCGCAGGGATCAACGGTGATTTCTACGAAATCTCCGGCTTTGCTACGGGCGTGCCTAACGGGCTGTTCATGGACGAAGGAAGAATTCTGAACAGCGCCAGTTCTACATATGCTTTCGGCCTGAAAGCGGACGGCAGCTCCATTTACGGTTCTCCCAAGCTTACAAAGCAGGTATCGGTCGGCGGCCAGACGGTGAATCTGACCAGCATTAACCGGTACCGGGATACGAACCATCTTGTTCTATATACGACAGACTACAATACATCCACCAAGTCGACGAGTGAAGGCGATGAAATCGTACTGGACATCGTGGAAGGTGAAGTGAAGAGCGGACAGACGCTGAAGCTGAAGGTAGCCGAAGTCCGCAAGAACCTGGGCGATACGCCGCTGGCTGCCGGACAAGTGGTTCTGTCCGCTTCCGGAACCTCCCGCGCAGTGGTAGCCAATCTGCAGGCGGGTGATGAAATCACGGCAAGCTTTGCCCTGGACGGGGAATGGAACGATGTCGTGATGGCGGTGGGCGGACAGGGGCCGCTAGTTAAAGACGGAACCGTACAGACCAATGTAGGTCCGGCCGGTATCCACCCGCGTACTGCGATCGGTACCAAAGCGGACGGAAGCATCGTGCTGTTCGAAATCGACGGCAGAGCTCCGGGCTTCAGTGAAGGCGTCGAGACAGACGAGCTGGCCAAAATGCTGAAGGACATGGGCGTGGTGAACGCCATGAATCTGGACGGCGGAGGCTCTTCTACTTTTGTAGCGAGGATGCCGGGAACTTCCGGCGTCCAAATGATGAACCACGGCTCGGACGGCTACGAGCGGAAGACAGGGAACGGATTGCTGCTGGTCAACACCGCACCCGAGCTCACGACAGCTTCCACGCTGGCAGTACAGCCGAACGCCGAGCGGATTCTGGCAGGGGCGGCCTTTAAGTTCACAGCCGCCGGCATAGATGCGAACGGACAACCGGCTGCATACAGCGGACCGCTGACCTGGCAGGTTGACCCAAGCCTCGGAACGATTGACGGGGAAGGTCTGTTTAGAGCATCCGCTCAGGCAGGCACTGGCGTTGTAACTGCTGCAGCGGGAACAGTGCAGGGCAGCGGGGAGATTGAAGTGGTCGGCCAGCTGACAGAGCTGAAGTTCCCGGATGTAGTCAAGACCTACACTTCAGGTGCTGTAGAGAAGCTGTCCGTAACTGCACTGCGGGAGGGCCAGGTCATTCAGGCGGCTAACAGCAGTTACGAATGGCGGGTGGAAGGCGGCATCGGGACGGTGGATGCAGACGGGATCTTCACCGCGACTAACGGGAATGGGGAAACCGGCAAGATTTATGTGAAGCACGGAAATGTGGAAGCCTCATTTGAAGTGAATGTGGGTCTGCCGCCGGTGATTTTGGAGGATTTTGAAGCCGGACTCGGCAAGTATACGGCTACCGGTGCAGCAGCCAACTACACCCGGCTGGTCGAAATCACAGATCAGGATTTTATCCGGAACGGCGATAAGGCGCTGAAGCTGGAGTATGATTTTACAGGCAGGACCGGTACTTCGGGAGCCTATTTGACGGCATCCTCTACGGACAATCGCATCCAGATACCCGGCTATCCGGAGAAAATCGGCATGTGGGTATACGGAGACGGCCAGAAGCATTGGCTCCGCGCCCAGATCAGGGACGGGAACAACGCGGCTGTGCCGATCAACTTCACGGCTGCACTTCCCGGTGTGGACTGGACAGGCTGGAGATACGTTGAAGCGGATGTACCAACAGGAAAAGCAACTCCGCTGACTATGGATATGCCGGTCCGTTACATGGAGACAAGCAACAATAACAAAACGGCCGGTGCTTTGTATATTGATGACATCCGCGCTGTATACGGACCTCTGAATGAAGATACAACACCGCCGGTGATGAAGGATGTGTATCCGGCTGACAACGAGATCGTCAAGACGGCCACACCGACGATTTCAGTCACTGCCGAGGATGCAGGCTATGATCCGGTCATTCATCCGGGGACAACATTGATAGATCCGGACAAAACGCGTGTGTATGTAGACGGCCAATTGGTTGAACACGGCTTCTATCCGCCAAAAGGCACCATTACCTACAAACCAAAAACCGCCTTGGCGGAAGGACGTCATAAAGTGAAGGTGGCCATCCGTGACCTTGACGGAAACCAGACGATTAAAGAATGGTACTTCATGGTCAATCTGGGCTCCCCTTATTATGTGTACGATACACCGGAGACAGTATATGCCGGTAACACCTACACACTGGATGTAAGAGCTGTGAAGGCGAACATTCTGAAGGAAGGGCACATTGCCTTCAAATTCGATCCTGCTGCAGTACAAGATCTGCAGGTGATCCGCGGAGATAAAGTAACATCAGCGCAGCTTGAGCCGGTCATTGACCCGGCAGCAGGGGAAGTGCGCCTGAATCTGAGTAATCTGAATGAAGCGAATCTGTCGGACAGCGAGCTTATTGGACAAATCCGTTATACGGTAAGCAATGCGTATGTCGGCCCGCACACGCTTGAAGAAATATCCGATCCGGCCAAAGAAGTGTCCAAGCCGCTTGTCATCGAAAACACTTCAGGGTCTGTAACCTCAGCCGAAGGTACCGGAACTCCGATCAACTTTGTAGGAGCCGCTGCCGGGCTGACGGTAAAAACACAGCTCAAGCTCACCTGGAATCACTATGACATGGCTCAGGGCTTCCCGGCAGCGTTTGCTGTCAGCGAGATGACCGGGGGCGCGGCCGTTGAAGGTGCGAAGCTGCTGATAAACGGAGCGGAAGCAGCTGCTGCCGTCACCGGAGCAACCGGTGTTCTGACAACCGAGGCGGCGACGGCAGCAGCAGGGACCTATAAGGTCCAGGCCGTTAAAGGCAATGCCTACAGTCCGGTCATGACCTTTAAAGTAGCACCGCATGCCGGAACAGCAGCACCCCGCAACATCAATGTAACTATGGGAGAGGATGCGGAAACTTCACGCCAGCTGACCTGGCAGACTGAGCCGCTAACGACAGAAACTGTAGTTGAGCTGGTGAAAGCATCAGAATTCACGGATTTTGCAGACAGCAATGTGCTGCGGATTACGGGTACCAGCTCCATCTATAACACCAACAATGACGGAACGGTGCGTGTGCATAAAGCCGAGGTTACCGGCCTTGAGCCAGGTACTTCCTATGTATACCGTGCCGGTGATGGAGACAGCAATGTCAGCCAGCAGGGAACCTTCCGTACGAACGCAGCTGAAGGAGAAGCAACTAAATTCCTCTTCATCGGCGATTCACAGGCAGATTCACAGGCCGGCTTTGCCCTGTGGGGCGATACGCTTGCCAAAGCTATGGAATCTATGCCCGATGCAGACATGCTGGTGCATGCCGGGGATATGGTTGATAAAGGCTTTGAGCAGGAGCAGTGGAACTGGTGGTTTGAGGCTGCTCAGGAGCAGCTGCTGAATACAACCCTTGTTCCCGTTATCGGCAACCATGAAGTGAATGGTTCGAACGGCACCGGGGACTATACAGCCCAGTTCCATAATCCGCAGAACGGCGCAGCCAGTGTGAAAAACACGAGTTTTTCTTTTGACATTCAGGATACACACTTTGTCGTGCTCAACACAGAATACGGAAGTCTGTTTGATGAGCAGGCCGAGTGGCTGGATGAAGACCTGGGCAGCACGGACAAGAAGTGGAAAGTGATATTTTTCCATCAGGGACCTTACGGCAGCATGTACGCCAATCAGAATGTTCAGGCCAAGTGGGTGCCGGTGTTCGATCAGCACGGGGTGGATCTCGTCATGAACGGCCATGATCATATCTACCTCAGAACCTACCCTATGAAGGGCGGAGCCATCGTGCCGGAAGGACAGGGAACCAGATATGTGATCGGCGGCTCCTCCGGTCCGAAGTTCTATGCGCTCACAGAATACTTCTGGCAGGAAAAGATTGACGACAAGCAGGAACAGATTTTTACAGCCGTAGAGATTACAGGTGATGAAATTAATATTGTGGCCAGAACAGCCGGAGGACGTGAGGTAGACCGGTTTGCGATTGTCAAAAAGGACCCGGAGACCCTGATTCTTGACCGGACGTCTGCCGAAATGCTGCCAGGCGAAAGCCTGAAGCTTGAGGCAACCGTAGGACCGGAAGATGCATCGGTAAAAGAAGTGGTGTGGTCAGTAGTGGAATCTGATCCGGCCGCTACAGTAACCGTTGATACGTATGGTTTGGTGACGGCTCTACAACCGGGTACAGCCACCGTAAGAGCAGCTGTATACGGATATCCCGGGATTTACGCAGAGAGCCAAATTACAGTAAAAGATGCTATTCAAAGTCTTGAGCTGCAGGGCAGACTAACGCTTAAACCGGGGGCTCAGGATCAGACGGTAACAGAAGCCGTCTACTATTCGGGCAGCCGGCACACAGTGACGGAAGGGCTCGTCTATGCCAGCACTGACGAGAGCGTCGCTACGGTAAGTGACAATGGATTAGTGCATGCATTAGCACAAGGCTCCACCGTCATTTCGGTCACATATCAGGACTTCAGTGCCAGTTATAACCTGAACGTCACGCTGGAAGATCCGGCAATGACAGCGATTCAGCTTGACGGACCTCGGGCGCTTGCTGCAGGAGCATCCGGAACAGCGGTTGTTCAGGCGGTATTCAGCGATGGAAGCCTGGTGGAGATCCTGGAAGGCATCCTGTACAGCACTTCCGATCCGTCGGTTGCTGCTATTGATGACAATGGATTTATTCAGGCTTTGGCAGAAGGAACTACAGTGATCAGCGCGGTATATCAGTCATGGAGTGCAGATTACACGCTAACCGTAACTTCCGTTACGCCGGAAGTTACCCTCGAGAAGCTTGAGTTCAGCGGGCTTGCTGCCCAGCTGATAACAGGCCAGAGTGCTGCGGCAGCTGTAACAGCAGTCTACAGTGACGGAACTTCAGTCCTGGTGACAGGAGACGCTGTAATTACAAGCAGTAATCCTGCTGTGGCTGACATTGTGAACGGTTCTACAGTCCGGGCACTGCAGGCAGGCAGCACCACAATTTCAATCAGCTTCGGCGGTAAAACCCTGGAGTTTGTGATTGCAGTAAGTAATCCGTCAGGAGGCAATCCTGGACCTGCTCCAACACCAACACCCGCACCAACACCGGGACCTTCGGGTACACCTGCTCCAACGGGACCGGTGAATACAGGCATCCTGCAAGCATCAGCCGAACAGCTGTCGGTGAAGAACGCAGCAGGAGAGGTAGTGCTGACAACTGCCGGCCATCTGAATGAACTGATCCTGCCGGGTAATGCAGCCGGAGTGCTGGGTAACGCACCGCTGCGCGTGGAGGCGCCCAACCTGAGTCTGGGCATTCCCGGACAAGTGCTTGCCGAGCTCAGCAGTCTGCTTCCAGGCGGCCAGCTTGAAGGCAGCACCATATCACTGGCAGTGAGGCCTGTAGCACCGGCTAAGACAGCTGCACTGCTTACGGCTTCCTCCAGCCGCACAGGTGCTGAGGTGAACACGGTAAGCGATATGATGGAATTTGCACTAACGATTACTGCAGAAGACGGCACAGCTTATACATTAAGCCAGTTCCGCCAGCCGGTCAGCTTAACATTTAACGTAAATCCGGGAACTGATCCGGAGCTGACAGGTGTCTATTATATTGCAGAAGACGGTACGCTTCAGTATATCGGCGGAAATTTGGCGGACGGCAAAATAACCGCCTCTGTCAGCCATTTCAGTAAATATGCCGTACTGGAATACAACAAAACATTTGATGATGTACGTCCAGGACACTGGGCGGAAAGCGCAGTAAAGCAGCTCGCGGCGAGACAGCTGGCAGAGGGCGTATCCGTAAACCGGTTTGATCCGGACCGGGCTGTAACCCGGGCGGAATTCACCGCGATGCTCGTAAGAGCTCTTGGGCTTACAGGAACGGGAAGCTCTTCCTTCGGCGATGTAGCAGCAGACAAATGGTACGCAAACGATGTAGCGCTGGCTGTACAGGCCGGCCTCGTGAACGGCCGGACATCATCCAGCTTCGCACCGGATGCCGTAATTTCACGCCAGGAAATGGCGGCGATGCTGGTCCGTTCTTATGCATATGCTGCGAATCTGGAGCTTTCCGAAGCTTCTGGCAGCCCAGGCTTTACCGATGTGACAGCTGCTCCACAGTGGGCACAGGCAGCCATCGGCCAGGCCCGTGAGCTTGGACTGATGAACGGGCGGACCGCAGAACGGTTTGCACCGGCAAGTAATGGAACACGTGCCGAAAGTGCGCAAATGATCCTGAACCTGCTGGACAGCTTAGACTAG
- a CDS encoding YojF family protein produces MLPIQPQDIQVRIDQFTGQDLYMHLEMTTGAYAVSPASAFISNAAVSFTNGSISGSGPYRVGLKTPQGWIYAEGLTHVDESDKERLIMAGHDSQGKLIVALQLSREKF; encoded by the coding sequence ATGCTACCGATTCAACCTCAAGACATCCAGGTCCGGATTGACCAGTTCACCGGCCAGGATCTATACATGCACCTTGAAATGACAACAGGGGCTTATGCTGTCAGCCCGGCGTCTGCGTTCATCAGCAATGCGGCCGTCAGTTTTACCAACGGATCTATTTCCGGCTCCGGCCCTTACCGTGTGGGGCTTAAGACGCCCCAAGGCTGGATCTATGCTGAAGGTCTCACCCATGTGGATGAGAGTGACAAGGAGCGCCTGATTATGGCAGGGCATGACAGCCAAGGCAAGCTTATTGTCGCCTTGCAGCTGAGCCGGGAGAAGTTCTGA
- the bshB2 gene encoding bacillithiol biosynthesis deacetylase BshB2, translating to MNTKQTEHKRILAVFPHPDDESFVCAGTLAKYIDEGAEVTYACLTLGEMGRNMGIPPFANRVTLPAIRKEELEASSRAIGIQDLRMLGFHDKMIEFEDQQLLDSRILALIEELRPSLVITFYPGFSVHPDHDATGAAVTRTLRALPPAERPLVYCSAFSINHEQVIGKADVKVDVTGYLDKKMASIESHRSQFQAAELVGNKVLTEQEIRSRYGTEQFWTYRFN from the coding sequence ATGAATACTAAACAAACCGAGCATAAACGTATACTGGCCGTATTTCCCCATCCCGACGATGAATCTTTTGTATGTGCAGGGACACTGGCTAAGTACATAGATGAAGGTGCTGAGGTCACCTATGCCTGTCTGACACTGGGGGAGATGGGCCGCAATATGGGCATCCCGCCTTTTGCCAACCGGGTGACATTGCCGGCGATCCGCAAGGAGGAACTGGAAGCGTCCAGCCGTGCAATCGGGATCCAGGATTTAAGGATGCTCGGCTTCCATGATAAAATGATTGAGTTCGAAGACCAGCAGCTGCTGGATTCCCGGATTCTTGCGCTGATCGAGGAACTGCGGCCTTCCCTCGTTATAACCTTTTATCCCGGCTTCAGTGTACATCCCGATCACGATGCCACCGGAGCCGCTGTTACCCGGACCCTCCGGGCGCTTCCCCCGGCAGAACGTCCGTTGGTATACTGCAGCGCGTTCTCCATCAATCATGAACAGGTCATCGGCAAAGCTGATGTGAAAGTAGATGTTACCGGCTATCTGGATAAAAAAATGGCGTCGATTGAGTCTCACCGCTCACAGTTTCAGGCGGCTGAACTCGTTGGGAACAAGGTTTTGACCGAGCAGGAGATCCGCAGCCGTTATGGAACCGAACAATTTTGGACTTACCGGTTCAACTGA
- a CDS encoding sodium-dependent transporter has translation MNQTKGDTNLLSEKKERFSSSGFILAAIGSSVGLGNMWKFPYITGENGGAAFFLLFIVCLVLIGLPVLLAELAIGRSGRGSAATSFIRAGGGKGWKLPGILQVIAPFLILSFYVIVAGWTLHYAVIAFNGNLFSTNDYAGQFGSFVSGYMPIVWQGVAMLITAGVVILGVSGGIEKFNKVLIPGLVILLIVLMIRALTLPGADQGVSFFLKPDFSVLTAESALVALGHAFFSLSLGMGILLTYGSYVDKNQSLGTATLAIGAGDLIYAFIAGLIIFPTTFSFGIAPDQGPSLIFVALPAAFSAMPLGAFFGGLFFILLAIAAMTSAVSLLEVPVSYAMERWNWSRQRAVWILALVCFLVGIPSAMSLGMFPELTFGGKALFDWVDFITSNIMLPLGGLLITVFAGYFWKGAAEAAGLKAGWFRIWLFMLRYVAPILVFLVLLHTSGILKF, from the coding sequence ATGAATCAAACAAAAGGTGACACAAATCTGCTCTCGGAAAAGAAGGAGCGGTTTTCTTCCAGCGGTTTTATTCTTGCCGCTATCGGAAGTTCGGTAGGACTGGGAAACATGTGGAAATTCCCCTACATTACAGGTGAGAACGGCGGCGCTGCATTTTTCCTGCTCTTTATCGTCTGTCTCGTGCTGATCGGCTTGCCGGTGCTGCTGGCGGAGCTGGCCATCGGACGCAGCGGGCGCGGAAGCGCAGCAACTTCATTTATCCGCGCCGGAGGCGGCAAAGGCTGGAAATTACCCGGAATTCTGCAGGTCATTGCACCGTTCCTGATCCTTTCCTTCTATGTGATCGTTGCCGGCTGGACGCTGCATTACGCTGTGATTGCTTTTAACGGAAATTTGTTCAGCACCAATGATTATGCAGGGCAATTCGGCTCCTTTGTCTCCGGATATATGCCGATTGTCTGGCAGGGTGTGGCGATGCTGATTACAGCTGGCGTGGTTATTCTCGGCGTATCCGGCGGGATTGAGAAGTTTAATAAAGTGCTGATTCCGGGACTGGTTATTCTTCTTATTGTGCTGATGATCCGTGCGCTTACGCTGCCGGGTGCAGACCAGGGGGTATCGTTCTTTCTGAAGCCTGACTTCTCAGTGCTTACCGCGGAATCTGCGCTGGTTGCCTTGGGACATGCTTTCTTCTCCCTGTCGCTTGGCATGGGGATTCTGCTGACCTACGGATCTTATGTCGATAAGAATCAGTCGCTCGGCACGGCTACCCTGGCCATTGGCGCCGGAGATCTGATCTATGCATTCATCGCCGGACTGATTATTTTCCCGACGACGTTCTCGTTCGGCATTGCTCCGGACCAGGGTCCCTCCCTGATCTTTGTAGCGCTGCCTGCTGCATTCTCGGCTATGCCTCTGGGTGCTTTCTTCGGCGGGCTGTTCTTCATCCTGCTGGCGATTGCCGCGATGACCTCGGCCGTTTCTCTGCTTGAAGTTCCGGTATCCTATGCGATGGAGCGCTGGAACTGGAGCCGCCAGCGTGCAGTCTGGATTCTGGCGCTGGTCTGTTTCCTGGTCGGAATTCCTTCAGCCATGTCACTGGGTATGTTCCCTGAGCTTACGTTCGGCGGCAAAGCGCTGTTCGACTGGGTGGACTTCATTACCTCCAACATTATGCTGCCGCTTGGCGGTCTGCTGATTACCGTATTTGCCGGATACTTCTGGAAAGGGGCAGCCGAAGCGGCCGGACTGAAGGCAGGCTGGTTCCGCATCTGGCTGTTCATGCTCCGCTATGTTGCGCCTATTCTGGTGTTCCTGGTGCTGCTGCATACTTCGGGGATTCTTAAGTTTTAG
- a CDS encoding MFS transporter, producing the protein MNARSRWLLISVSLGIMLNPLNSSMIAVAVARLQQAYQLDYASVSWIIFSFYIASAIAQPVMGKASDLFGRRRIFLTGLVVAFAASMLAPLSPSFGWLIGFRVVQSAGTSMMVAVGMAIVRIHITEKQGAALSVMSIFLSGAAAVGPFIGGMLIHWQDWQAIFLVNLPFVAVSFVLAWKMIPKEAPQSPVVQGMSIRKWSDFMDLPGILLFTAGLVILLTGLLSVSSSGQLSAVHVMLGAVGLVLLWMFVKHELKAASPFIPLRTFAKYPSMTWVNVQFMLVNVLFYAVFFGLPSYLQTVREISGFHTGILMLSLGLCSLAASPAAGRWIERSGPRPALTVSALLMTFGSVWLVMLTPDSPVISVCAALAAFGISNGLNSVGMQAALFQSSPKAIIGVASGLFNTSRYLGTIFSSLLINIVMGSQFSAGGLRRLGIILAVIALSLVFMSRRSRGAEQSAEA; encoded by the coding sequence ATGAATGCACGCAGCCGTTGGCTTTTGATTTCCGTTAGTCTGGGGATAATGCTGAATCCGTTAAACTCATCGATGATAGCTGTAGCTGTTGCAAGACTGCAGCAGGCGTACCAGCTTGATTATGCTTCGGTTTCCTGGATTATTTTCTCCTTCTATATTGCAAGCGCAATTGCCCAGCCGGTAATGGGAAAAGCCAGTGATCTCTTCGGGCGCCGGAGAATTTTCCTCACCGGTCTTGTAGTTGCCTTTGCTGCATCGATGCTGGCACCGCTGTCTCCGAGCTTTGGGTGGCTTATCGGATTCCGTGTTGTCCAATCGGCTGGAACCAGTATGATGGTCGCGGTGGGAATGGCTATTGTACGGATACATATTACAGAGAAACAAGGTGCTGCACTGTCGGTGATGTCCATTTTTCTCTCTGGAGCGGCCGCAGTCGGACCCTTTATAGGCGGTATGCTGATCCACTGGCAGGATTGGCAGGCGATTTTCCTCGTCAACCTTCCGTTTGTTGCGGTGAGCTTCGTTCTGGCCTGGAAAATGATTCCCAAGGAAGCGCCGCAGTCTCCTGTTGTCCAAGGCATGTCTATCCGCAAATGGTCGGACTTCATGGATCTTCCGGGGATTCTGCTGTTCACTGCGGGTCTGGTTATTCTCCTTACCGGTCTGCTGTCTGTAAGTTCCTCCGGGCAGCTCTCCGCAGTGCATGTTATGCTTGGCGCAGTTGGACTTGTACTGCTGTGGATGTTTGTAAAACATGAGCTAAAAGCGGCTTCTCCTTTCATTCCTTTGCGGACATTCGCCAAATACCCTTCGATGACATGGGTTAATGTGCAGTTCATGCTGGTTAACGTGCTTTTTTATGCGGTATTTTTCGGACTGCCTTCTTACCTGCAGACGGTACGGGAAATCAGCGGGTTCCACACAGGGATTCTTATGTTAAGCCTGGGGCTCTGCTCGCTTGCGGCCTCTCCGGCAGCCGGAAGATGGATTGAACGATCCGGTCCCCGCCCTGCGCTGACTGTATCAGCACTATTAATGACATTCGGGTCCGTATGGCTTGTTATGCTTACCCCAGACTCGCCGGTTATCAGTGTATGTGCCGCGCTGGCTGCATTCGGAATCAGCAACGGGCTAAATAGTGTCGGGATGCAGGCGGCGCTGTTCCAGAGTTCACCAAAAGCAATCATCGGCGTAGCCTCCGGGTTGTTTAATACCTCCAGATACCTCGGAACCATCTTTTCTTCACTGCTGATAAACATCGTAATGGGCAGTCAGTTTAGCGCCGGAGGGCTGCGGAGGCTGGGTATTATTCTGGCCGTGATCGCGTTGTCCCTGGTATTTATGAGCCGGCGCAGCCGCGGAGCAGAGCAATCAGCAGAGGCCTGA